The stretch of DNA agtacaaataaaacaataagatACTTACAGAAGCAGCAAATGTTTCTTAATGATAAAAAAATACCCAGTGTTAGTAAGGGGGCAGAAAACTGAGTGCTCTTTCCCACTGCTGAAGGAGTGGACTCACAAGGCTGCTGTGGAGAATGTGTCCACACCGCAAAGCTCTGACAGCATGCCCACCCTGCAACCACACTCCTTACAATGCATGCCAAGGACCGGAAATACAGTTAACACCCTGTATGCCGTGTCACAGTCAGGAGCAGCTGGAGGCAACACAACGTGGATCACCGGAACTATAGCCCAGCAACACAAGGAGCATTGGCAACCGTGTTCAGGGCTGGGCGTCCACTGATAAGGTAGACGTTCCCCTTTCgttaaatgaaaaataacaagaTATAAAAGAGTACAGTATGCTctcatatttgtttaggaaactacATGtttgcacacagaaagacattgaGGTTATACACGTTACCACTGGCAAGACCTACCCAATGGAAGTGTGAGTTATGAGAACtctatactgattttttttttttttgagacagggtttctctatgttgctttggagccttttctggaactcactctatagcccaggctggcctcgaactcacagagatcctcctgcctctgccatccgACTGacgggactaaaggtgtgagccgccaccaccacctggctactgaTTCTTACTTCGATATACAATTAACATGTATTATTTCTGTGGTTTAAAAAGGGGGCGGGAGTTAAAAGCCTAGTTCAGTTTAGGTCTCTGAATTGTGAAGTGAAGGGTCATGTGTCCCTAGAGGCATCTGCTTGTTTTGTTCCTCTGGACCCCAGCGGGTCAGCCTTGGCTGTTTTCCTGAAAACACCATTCTAAGGTGTGCTCACCTCTTTGTCTGGAAAACATGGTCTCTCCTTTGCCGCCAGAGCCCCTTCAGACTGAGTGAAAGCCACCTAAGTGTGCAGGGTGCTGGCAAAACTGCCCAGGGCCTGTACTTTAACAAACTTCAGTGAGGAAGGAACAGccaggaaacagatgcagagggagtttctctgtgtaacagcccaggctgtcctggaacctgctttttgtagaccagactggccttgaactcacagatatccacctgcctctgcctccccaatgctgctggttaaaggcatgcaccaccaccgcctcgctggaacttttgttttttaatttgtaaaatttttacttatttgtgtgtgtctgcttttCTGTATGCACCCCACACGTGTGCAGGCAACCGTAGAGGCCAGGGTGCAGATGCCCTTGAACAGGccttacaggcagctgtgaacccCCCGATGgaggtgccaggaattgaactcaggtcctctgaaagagcagcgaacactcttaactgctgagccatctctccaacttctatttgttgttttttgtttgtttgagacaagctctcaagcagtacaggatggccttgaatttgatatgtaactgaggctgaccttgatctGCCTTGACCCCCAGGTTGCCGGTATTATAAGAATAACAGGGTCTCTACTTACTGTACACTCCAATGTTAGGTCCCCAGAGGAAGGGATGACGGCAAAGTATTTGAACTGTTTATACAGAGTCCTTTTAAACTACCGGGTCACTCCAGaagagaaatgataaaataaCCGGAAATCACGTTGAAGTTTTAAGTTGGCCAATGAGGAAAGGTGGTACCAACCCCGTAACAATGGAAATCTCCGTAGAAAGGGTTTGGATCCTGGGTACAGACAGTCCAAGTGAACCAAAATCCCGAAGACCTTACAACCTACATTTATGAATGATGATAGCAGCCATTAAAGAAATCTTCCCTAACAAACCCAGAGGTGACTCGGCTAAGCAATCCTTGGTATATCCTCCACCCTCCACTCCGATTCCAAGAGAGCCTGGTAAACAGGGCTGAGGTCCCTCACGGTTAACaatggaggctgaagcagggaggcccctaaagaaaagagaaacctaGTCAAGATCAGCGGGAAGAAGGGCCACATTCATCTTCACTACAAATGTCACTATCAACCTGGAACAAAGGGTCTCAAACACAGCATTGAAAACACGTCTAAAGTAATGTGTTTCTCATCAGTGGTTTAAACATTGACATTtgtaaatgttttacttttaaaaagaataaattgctATAGACAAGTACAACGAAGTCACTCTCAAATACTTGTATGCTTTATGTCTTTTGAGacgtctcacatagcccaggctggcttagaattcaccatgtagctgaggctggccttgaactcctgatcttcctgcttccacctcccaagaggTAGGACTGCAGGTGTGCGCCCATTACACCGGGCTTCTTGAATGAGAAGAAGGTGGAGCTTCAACTATTAGCAAGTGAGCATTTTTTCCTGTTACCATGGCTAAAAAGTTGACCTCTGCTCTTGCCGAGCAGGAAGGGAGCCCTGGACGGCGCCCAGGAGGAGTGCCAAGGACCAGACTACACGTGTAGAGTTCTTCCATGTTCcaaaacgggggtggggggttagGACAGCTGTGATGCACAGAGGACTAAGTGGGAGGCATGCACTGAGGCTTGAAGGAAGCAGGACGGCCCTCTGCAAGTTCACGGGCAAACAACGGTGCTTATCGTTTGTATTAGTACCGAGAAGGCTGCCAGCACGGCAGCTACCACAGGTTCAGCGTCGGCTCTGGTGGGCAGAGCTTTACAGCCGGCGTGGAGTCCCCTCAGTCACTCGTGGGAGACTCGCTCCAAGGCCACGTAGAAGCTGTTCTTGTCGTCCAGGCAGTGCCAGCCAATGGGTCCGATCTCACAGTCCGCACAGACCAGGAACTTGATGTTGCCCACGTCCTTGGTGAAGCCCACATTCTCAAAGATGAACATGTCATTCACCAGCCAGTGCTCCTGGAGGAGATCACCGTCGGGGTCGCTGCCGTCGGCCAGAGCTGGCTTCTTTCTCATGGAGGGGAGGAACAGCTGCAGGGGGAGAGAAGATAAGAACCGTGAAAGCTGGACTGAGTCCGGTCCCTCTTCACTCCCACTCTCCCTACACGCGACCTGGATGCCTAGCAGCTTTCTGgactgggagaaaagaaaaagagacagcaGCCAGCACATCAGGTCACACACTCGGATGCTCTTCTGGTGCCTGCCTTGATTGTCACTATTATCACTGTTAGTATTATTTTGAGACGTGTTCTTCCATACCTTTGTTGGTCTGTAATTCATAGatacccgcctgcctctgcctcctgggtgctggggttaaaggcatgctgCCACCCCACCTGGCTTGCCCTGGTTCTTTGCTTAAATTTCCACTTTCTAGTCTTTACTGACTCAGCTACATGGGCAATAAACCACACGGCACAGGCCAACAGCTTCCGCTCTCAGAGCTGTCCTCTGcctgccccttccttcccttgCCGTGACGCTTTTCCAATCGCAGGCCAGACCACATACGAGGGCCTCTTCACTGGCTGCACAACTCTAACAAcccatccccaacacacacagaggaaaccgAAGAGCTACCACTGCCCAGAACTTCCCATTCATCTTTAATTCTCAGGCTGTCCCATCGTATCCAGTGTTGGGGCTTGTCTGAATCCGGCCCTGCGATGACGTCACTGTGAGACCAGTCAGTGCCCTCTTCTTCCTTTATGACCACCAAGCTCAGCATCAGGTTCTGACGGGAGAGATAACCCGGGGGTTTGCTCTGAGTCTTAAGAGATATGGGAGAGGCACTTGGGCAGGCGGCTTCTCTGCTTCACCGTCCATGGAGTCCAAGGCACGGCGTGAGCTAGCTTCCCCTTAGCTTCATGGCGTATCAGCCACACCTGGCCGCCCTGCTTCCTCAACAAGCAATAAGATGGTTCTGCCTGCAGACTTGGCATGGCTGGCCCCTTGTTGGTATTCAGGAACAACAGTCTCaggactgttttttgtttttaaataatttttttttgtgtttcaagacagggtttctctgtgtatccccggctgtcctggaacttgctttgtggaccaggctggccttgaactcataaatcCTTCTgctcttgcctcccgagtgctgggattaaaggtgtgcaccaccaccacctgacttattttatttttaaaagagagcttttaaagaagaatcactgttgcatAACCAGCACATATTTAAAGTGCACCGTCTGCCACATCTGGGCACATGTACATGCTGAGGAAAATAGCATTCTTAAGATATGAATGTATTCATCACACCTGACAGTTTCCTCATACTATGATCACATTTTCTGAAAAACGTCTTActagattttatgtgtatgaatgtttgtccacatgcatgtatatatgtgcatcacatgtgtgcctgttggatcccctggaactggagtgatagTTGGTTTAGAGCATctatgctgggaatcaaaccagggtcctctgtaagtgcagccagtgctcttacccactgggctctctctccagcccctaaaagtgTCTTATTAATTTCTTGTTTGTCTTTCGCCATGAGAATATCTATTTGTTCCTGGATtggatttatcttatttttaaaaaaggaaatctaaTTTTAGAATTTGCTATcctcaagatttttttaaacttttatttgtgtatgcatgtgcttaAGTGTGCATGTTAGGTTTGGggagcctgtggaagccagaagagggcgtcggatcACCTGGAACTAGCTACAGGCGACTGTGAGCCACTGGACACGGCTGCTGAGGACTTAGgtttcctggaagagcagcaagtgctctcataagaactgagtcatctctctggctcctatcCCCAAGATCTTGCAAACGTCAACCTACCTATCTTCTCAGTTCCTAGGAGAGAGCAAGCCTTcggtgcatgtatgcacatgcacacaaacagttgctttcatttcctgtgtgGGTAGTATGCATATTTTCTACTGCAAAATGCAACGCCAGCAAACCCACaatacttttattttgagacagcgtcttgctatagccctagctgttcaagtcatgatcctcctgcctcacagctCCCTGAGTACTTTGATTAATAggcaaaacatatacatacatacatacatacatatttctcttctctctctctctctctctcctctcttctcttctcttctctctctctctctctctctctctctctctctctctctctctctctctctctcgataggtgggtcttactatgtagatctgactgacctggaactcaccacgtaaattaggctaacctcaaactcaagagGTCTGCCTGCTTATGCATCAtgaatgctggaattaatggtttgcaccatgctcagctttttctttttccttattctttctcctcctccttctatttatttacgTGTACGAATGTTTTGACTGCacgtatgtatatgcaccatgtgtgtgcctagtgcctgctgaggtcagaaaagggcaatgGATCACCTGAAACGGGAGttccagatgactgtgagctaatatgggtgctgagaaccaatcctgagtcctctgcaggagcaatcAATCGATCAAGGACTGGTCACAGTCTGAGTTCATCATCATGTGGACAGAGTGGCAGGGCAACGCACATCAAAggggagaggaagcagaggaggtaATCACAAGAAGGGGCAGGACAGGACAACCAAGCACAACACCCACCCCCGACCTCCACCACGACCGTTCAAATACCTCCTTACAGTCTGCGCAGATCCAAACCCATCAGTGGGTTAAACCATCATCAGAGCCCTCCTTGGCTACACTCACAGAACAGACCCTGAGAGACTCCTTATTAATCTcctaggtctctctctcttttttgtttttttgagacaggatttctctgtgtagtcctggctgtcgtcctggaactcgctctcactctgggattgaaggcctggCTCCTAGGAGTCTCTTAATTCAGTCAAATTGACAAGCTTAGTCATCAATCATATCCAGATGTTGTGGGgcttgcctttaattctagcgCTTGCAAGGTAGAGGTGGATGGatgtctgtaagttcaaggccagcctggtctaaagagctagTTCCGCCAGggctgtggtggtggcgcatgcctttaatcccagcactcgggaggcagaggcaggcgaatctctgtgagttcaaggccagcctggtctccaaagcgagttccaggaaaggtgcaaagctacacagagaaaccctgtcttgaaaaaccaaaaaaaaaaagagctagttccaggatagccaaagctacatagagagactatgtctcaacaaacaaacaaaaaacttaaaggTTGCCAAGAAgctaaaatctaaaaaaataaaagaaaaagaaaaaacaaactgcCCATCACATGAAACATTGGCATGTAAATAGGGCACAGCTCATAAACCAAACATCTCACAGTAAAATCCACATTCAGTTAGATAAGCAGATTTTTCCTTAACCTCAAAGAGCAGCCAGCCAACCCAATCTCT from Peromyscus eremicus chromosome 15, PerEre_H2_v1, whole genome shotgun sequence encodes:
- the Rabif gene encoding guanine nucleotide exchange factor MSS4, whose product is MEPAELQNELVSAEGRNRKAVLCQRCGSRVLQPGTALFSRRQLFLPSMRKKPALADGSDPDGDLLQEHWLVNDMFIFENVGFTKDVGNIKFLVCADCEIGPIGWHCLDDKNSFYVALERVSHE